The Magnetococcales bacterium DNA window CGAGGCCCGTTATCTGGAACGCGCCGCCCCCTGGGTGGAGCGCATCGGCATCGACTGGATCCGGCAACGGCTGGTGGAGGACGCCGAAGGACGCCAGGCCCTCTATGCCGCCTTCCGCGCCGCCCACGAAACCCTGCCCGATCCCTGGGAACAGCGGGCCAGCCACGGTGTGGCCGACAGCGAGTTCAAACCTCTGGTCATCCTCGACGAATCCATGGAGAGTGCGGCATGAGCACGTGGCATCGGGTTGGACGCATCGACGATATCCCCCGTCAGGGCAGTCGGGTGGTCAAGAGTGGCCGCCACGGGGATGTGGCCCTGTTCCGCAGTGTGGACGACCACGTTTTCGCCCTGGCGGATCGCTGTCCCCATCGGGGAGGCCCCCTCTCCGCCGGCATGGTCCACGGCCACAAAGTGACCTGTCCCCTGCACGGCTGGACCCTGGGTCTGGAAAACGGAGAAGCCCTGGGAGCGGACGAGGGCTGCGCCGGACGGTTCGCCGTGCGGGTGGAGGGGGAAGAGCTGTTCCTGGAGCTGCCCGACGGCCATGAATGAGACCGTGCGCACCACCTGTCCCTATTGCGGCACCGGTTGCGGCCTTGAAGTGCAAGTGGGGGAACGGGGTGAGATCACCTCCCTGCGGGGGGATGCCCTGCACCCCGCCAACTTCGGGCGACTCTGCGGCAAAGGCATGGCCCTGCCGGAGACCATGATCCTGGATGGCCGTCTGCTCCACCCACGGGTTCACGGGCAGACGACCTCCTGGGATCAGGCGCTCGACCGGGTGGCTGACGGCTTCAAGGCGATCATCGCGCAACACGGCCCGGACGCGGTGGCTTTCTATGTCTCCGGGCAGTTGCTGACGGAAGACTATTATGTGGCCAACAAGCTGATGAAGGGCTTCATCGGCTCGGCCAACATCGACAGCAACTCCCGCCTCTGCATGGCCTCGGCGGTGGTGGCCCACAAGCGGGCCTTCGGCGCCGATCGGGTGCCCTGCAGCTACGAGGATATCGAGCTGGCGGAGCTGGTGGTCATCGTCGGCAGCAACACCGCCTGGTGCCATCCGATCCTGTTTCAACGCCTGTTGGCCGCCCGGCGCGCCGATACGAACAAACGTCTGGTCGTCATCGATCCCCGACGCACCGCCACCGCCATGGAGGCCGACCTGCATCTGCCCATCCAAAGCGGTACGGATCTGTATCTCTGGCTGGGACTCCTGGTTTATCTGCAACAGAACGGCGGCTTCGACCTCGATTTTCTGCGCCGTCAGGTGGAGGTACAGCCCCACGCTCTGGAACTGGCCGCCGCCCACGCCGGGGATATCGCCACGGTGGCCCGGCGCACCGGTTTGAGCGCATCCGAGGTTGAGCAGTTCTACAGCCTCTTTTTGCAAACCCGACGCACCGTCACCCTCTTTTCCCAGGGCATCAACCAGTCCTGTCAGGGCAGTGACCAGGGCAACGCCATCATCAACTGCCATCTGGCCACCGGGCGCATCGGCGAGCCGGGCATGGGGCCCTTTTCCCTCACCGGCCAGCCCAACGCCATGGGAGGCCGGGAGGTGGGGGCGCTGGCCAATCAACTGGCCGCCCATCTGGGCTTCGACCATCCCCGGCATGCCGAGGTGTTGCGCCGTTTCTGGGGCAGTCCCGCCCTGCCCGCCCGTCCCGGTCCCCTGGCGGTGGATCTCTTTCGCGCCGTGGGCGAGGGGCGGATCCGGGCCCTGTGGATCCTGGGCACCAACCCCCTGGTCAGTCTGCCCGACAGCAATGCGGTGCGACGCGCCCTGGATCGTTGTGAACTGCTCGTGGTTTCCGACGTGGTCGACACCACCGATACGGCACGCATGGCCCATATTCTGCTGCCCGCCCTGCCCTGGGGGGAAAAAGAGGGCACCGTGACCAAC harbors:
- a CDS encoding nitrate reductase, with translation MNETVRTTCPYCGTGCGLEVQVGERGEITSLRGDALHPANFGRLCGKGMALPETMILDGRLLHPRVHGQTTSWDQALDRVADGFKAIIAQHGPDAVAFYVSGQLLTEDYYVANKLMKGFIGSANIDSNSRLCMASAVVAHKRAFGADRVPCSYEDIELAELVVIVGSNTAWCHPILFQRLLAARRADTNKRLVVIDPRRTATAMEADLHLPIQSGTDLYLWLGLLVYLQQNGGFDLDFLRRQVEVQPHALELAAAHAGDIATVARRTGLSASEVEQFYSLFLQTRRTVTLFSQGINQSCQGSDQGNAIINCHLATGRIGEPGMGPFSLTGQPNAMGGREVGALANQLAAHLGFDHPRHAEVLRRFWGSPALPARPGPLAVDLFRAVGEGRIRALWILGTNPLVSLPDSNAVRRALDRCELLVVSDVVDTTDTARMAHILLPALPWGEKEGTVTNSERRISRQRAFLPAAGSAKPDWWMLCQVAKRLGHGKAFAYESSAEIFREHAALSAFENEGRRAFDIGALARISEADYHAMPPQQWPLPQDGGGSARWEKGSPFFTPSGRACLMELAPAPDSPAAGGELILNTGRIRDQWHTMTRTGVSPTLSRHTVEPVAEVHPDDARQWGVAEGQLLRLTSAHGTALARTQLKNEQRRGSVFMSMHWSGRFAGEGLVNALVTARTDPFSGQPDAKRSRVRITPVNTLWRGILLSRDPWFEARPSGIGWSRQALEGGLWLTRLEGEEVFDFATATGREWIAGESVEWVEYRDAACGRLRLAALQEGRLQACLFIESREVLPDVAALMSLFGVTRLDERQRLGVLSRSGSSSCRERAVCACAGVSAEGIRRAVAQGLSPTVEAIGKGLKAGVNCGSCQPEIRAILANLAA
- the nirD gene encoding nitrite reductase small subunit NirD, producing the protein MSTWHRVGRIDDIPRQGSRVVKSGRHGDVALFRSVDDHVFALADRCPHRGGPLSAGMVHGHKVTCPLHGWTLGLENGEALGADEGCAGRFAVRVEGEELFLELPDGHE